One Ranitomeya variabilis isolate aRanVar5 chromosome 5, aRanVar5.hap1, whole genome shotgun sequence DNA window includes the following coding sequences:
- the LOC143773297 gene encoding uncharacterized protein LOC143773297, translated as MWDGWDNAPTRVRNAFLLKVKTRWRSMKDLFNKDLRQESRVPSGSGARIRKYKYHRILAFLRLVLAQRTTWSSTLDPGSGAVLHQTATDLSQTSSSAAASGPAT; from the exons atgtgggatggctgggacaacgccccaactcgggtccgaaatgcatttt tgctcaaagtcaaaacacgttggcgttcgatgaaggatctcttcaacaaggaccttcgtcaagagagccgggttcctagtggttctggagcaaggatccgcaaatacaaatatcaccgcatccttgcatttttgagactggtccttgcccagagaac cacatggagcagcactcttgaccctggttctggagcggtccttcatcaaacagctacGGACCTGTCCCagacatccagcagcgctgcagcaagtgggcctgcaacataG